In Microcoleus sp. AS-A8, the following are encoded in one genomic region:
- a CDS encoding glycosyltransferase, translating into MRKPVLTIFYQFNPWQTSIGGIQTVIRSFVKYSPSEFQVRLVGTGDDSAQPIGVWQEAELAGKAIHFMPLFSIRNDNTRKLVPTSVKYTAALFQRCLASDFMHFHRLEPTVATRNWPGEKTLFVHNDIQKQIDATGTKNAILWRRFPFAYLALERLLVGQFAHILSCNTESLRYYQQRYPQIAERVSYIKNTVDTEIFYPLNGDEREQGRRSLAQEMGLAENTHFLLFAGRLHAQKDPILLLDSIVALNQPNVHLLIAGDGDLRDEMRLKISSLGLSNQVTMLGPVDQAKLAKLLRICSVFVLTSAYEGLPVVVLEALACGTPIVTTRCGETPNLLSADNGVVCQDRTPKAVADALLQVLRQPGNYPSEACIQAVEPYSARSVVGAIYQDMWSRWQQQNALSSGHKSYTSVKEVAS; encoded by the coding sequence ATGCGTAAACCTGTTTTGACCATCTTCTACCAGTTTAACCCTTGGCAAACTAGCATTGGGGGAATTCAGACAGTCATTCGCTCCTTCGTCAAATACTCTCCCAGTGAATTTCAGGTACGACTGGTAGGAACTGGTGATGACTCAGCACAACCCATTGGAGTGTGGCAGGAGGCTGAACTGGCAGGAAAAGCGATTCACTTTATGCCCCTGTTTTCCATCAGGAATGATAACACTAGAAAGTTAGTACCTACGAGTGTCAAATATACGGCGGCTCTTTTCCAGCGTTGTCTTGCTTCAGATTTCATGCATTTTCACCGGCTTGAACCGACCGTCGCAACGCGGAACTGGCCTGGAGAGAAAACGCTTTTTGTTCACAATGATATTCAGAAGCAGATTGATGCGACAGGAACTAAAAATGCCATTCTCTGGCGACGTTTTCCGTTCGCTTATTTAGCTCTCGAACGCCTATTAGTGGGTCAGTTTGCCCACATTTTATCGTGCAACACCGAATCGTTACGTTACTATCAGCAGCGTTATCCGCAAATAGCAGAGCGCGTTTCCTATATCAAAAACACGGTCGATACCGAGATTTTCTATCCCTTAAATGGGGATGAACGCGAACAGGGTAGGCGTAGCCTTGCACAGGAAATGGGTTTAGCGGAAAATACGCATTTTCTTTTATTTGCGGGTCGCCTCCATGCCCAAAAAGACCCGATTTTATTGCTAGATTCCATCGTCGCTCTCAACCAGCCCAATGTTCACCTGCTGATAGCTGGCGACGGAGATCTTAGGGATGAGATGCGTTTGAAAATTTCCTCGCTTGGACTGTCCAATCAAGTGACGATGCTTGGGCCAGTAGACCAAGCTAAACTGGCAAAATTGCTGCGGATTTGTAGTGTCTTCGTCCTGACGAGTGCCTATGAAGGTTTACCTGTAGTCGTTCTAGAAGCACTGGCCTGCGGTACGCCCATCGTGACGACTCGGTGTGGTGAAACGCCAAACTTACTGTCTGCCGATAACGGGGTTGTCTGCCAAGATCGCACACCCAAGGCAGTGGCTGATGCTCTGTTGCAGGTACTACGGCAACCGGGCAATTATCCCAGCGAGGCTTGCATTCAGGCTGTCGAACCTTACAGTGCGCGAAGTGTTGTGGGTGCTATCTACCAAGATATGTGGAGCCGCTGGCAGCAGCAAAATGCGCTCTCCAGTGGTCACAAAAGTTATACAAGTGTTAAAGAGGTTGCATCGTAA
- a CDS encoding ABC transporter ATP-binding protein has protein sequence MTKPLLEIKNLYVNYGAIKALLDINLLVNEGEIVTLIGANGAGKSTTLRAISRLINAARGQIFYNGQEITRSRPDQVVSLGIAHSPEGRRVLARQTVLTNLELGAYIRSDRLGIKADIERQFLTFPRLGERRHQLAGTLSGGEQQMLAIARAVMSQPKLLLLDEPSLGLAPQIVREIFSVIRQLHEQGVTILLVEQNAHLALQTAHRGYVLEAGQLTLTGHASDLINDERVKKAYLG, from the coding sequence ATGACCAAACCTCTACTTGAGATTAAGAATTTATACGTCAATTACGGTGCGATTAAAGCCCTCCTGGATATTAATTTGCTCGTGAACGAGGGTGAAATTGTCACCTTAATTGGTGCGAATGGCGCTGGAAAAAGTACGACTCTTCGGGCTATTTCTCGGTTAATTAATGCAGCTAGGGGTCAGATTTTCTACAACGGGCAAGAAATCACGCGATCGCGCCCCGATCAAGTGGTGAGTTTGGGCATTGCTCACAGTCCTGAAGGACGCCGCGTGTTGGCACGACAAACGGTGTTGACGAATCTAGAATTGGGGGCTTATATTCGCTCTGACCGTTTGGGAATCAAAGCCGATATTGAACGTCAATTTCTCACCTTTCCCCGCTTGGGCGAACGCCGGCATCAGCTAGCGGGTACCCTGAGTGGTGGCGAACAACAAATGTTAGCGATCGCGCGTGCTGTGATGAGTCAACCTAAACTCTTGCTCCTCGATGAACCGAGTTTAGGATTAGCCCCTCAAATTGTGCGAGAGATCTTTTCTGTTATTCGCCAACTCCATGAACAAGGAGTCACCATTTTATTGGTGGAACAAAACGCCCATCTCGCTTTACAAACGGCTCATAGAGGCTACGTTCTGGAAGCTGGACAACTAACTCTCACAGGTCATGCCTCAGATTTAATCAACGATGAGCGCGTTAAAAAGGCTTATTTGGGTTGA
- a CDS encoding response regulator, producing the protein MAQKPPNLLCSFPIFYFPTMKILLVDDDYLLAKATAKLIERLGGHSVVINDEPAAIFQECQSGIVDLVLMDVNLPGAYWKDEEISGADLARFLKTDPLTAHIPIILLTAYAMLSEQQILLQASQADGLVTKPVTDYNVLFGLITRLMAANEPTHEG; encoded by the coding sequence ATGGCTCAGAAGCCACCCAATCTCTTGTGTTCATTCCCCATCTTTTATTTCCCGACGATGAAAATTTTACTAGTCGATGATGATTATCTTTTAGCCAAAGCAACGGCTAAGTTGATTGAGCGTCTTGGGGGTCATTCAGTCGTGATTAACGATGAGCCAGCTGCTATTTTCCAAGAATGTCAGAGTGGAATCGTAGACCTTGTGCTGATGGATGTTAATCTGCCAGGAGCCTACTGGAAGGATGAAGAGATTAGTGGTGCCGATTTGGCGCGTTTTCTTAAAACTGACCCCCTTACGGCTCATATTCCCATCATTTTACTCACGGCCTACGCCATGCTAAGTGAGCAACAAATCCTTTTGCAGGCGTCACAAGCTGATGGCTTGGTGACTAAACCCGTCACAGATTATAACGTCCTGTTTGGGTTGATCACCCGATTGATGGCAGCGAATGAGCCGACCCATGAGGGATAA
- a CDS encoding ABC transporter ATP-binding protein, translated as MTNEQQVYQDSKPVLEVRGITRRFGGLVAVNKVSFIVQKNEIFGLIGPNGAGKTTLFNLITGLMPPSEGQLLYEAAEITKLRPHQIAAKGIARTFQNLRLFGNLSALENVAIAHHIHNKTGFIQGILGLPPAAQEEQKTCIQALELLELVGLAERAEEKACNFAYGDQRRLEIARALALQPKMLLLDEPAAGMNPNEKGALSELIRQIRNSFNLTVLLIEHHVPLVMGLCDRIAVLDFGQLIALGEPEDVKNDRAVIEAYLGDE; from the coding sequence ATGACCAATGAGCAGCAGGTGTATCAAGATTCAAAACCCGTTCTAGAAGTCAGAGGAATTACTCGCCGCTTTGGTGGTCTTGTGGCGGTAAATAAAGTTTCTTTTATCGTGCAAAAAAATGAAATATTTGGCTTAATTGGGCCCAATGGAGCCGGCAAAACCACCCTATTTAATTTGATTACCGGCTTAATGCCCCCCTCTGAAGGTCAGCTACTCTATGAAGCCGCAGAAATTACTAAACTGCGCCCCCACCAAATCGCCGCCAAAGGCATTGCCCGGACTTTTCAAAATCTTCGCCTGTTTGGAAATTTATCAGCCTTAGAGAATGTAGCGATCGCCCATCACATCCATAACAAAACAGGTTTTATTCAAGGCATTTTGGGATTGCCTCCAGCCGCACAGGAAGAACAGAAAACCTGTATTCAAGCCTTAGAATTATTAGAATTAGTGGGACTTGCCGAGAGAGCAGAGGAAAAAGCTTGTAACTTCGCCTATGGCGACCAAAGACGCCTCGAAATTGCCCGTGCCTTAGCCCTACAACCTAAAATGTTGCTGTTGGATGAACCCGCCGCAGGCATGAACCCAAATGAGAAAGGTGCTTTAAGCGAATTAATCCGGCAAATCCGCAACTCCTTCAACTTAACCGTACTTTTAATTGAGCATCATGTCCCCTTAGTGATGGGCTTGTGCGATCGCATCGCCGTCTTAGATTTTGGTCAATTAATTGCCTTGGGTGAACCAGAGGACGTGAAAAACGACCGAGCCGTCATTGAAGCTTATTTAGGAGATGAGTAA
- a CDS encoding HAMP domain-containing histidine kinase, whose protein sequence is MVQKWLLPSISEVLAHKEQTGLDAKVAPQNGQVTGMWNTHPGTNRRPERGRALAQQEVAAAKAQREWQSAIATLEPLLLQTLPPCGSDAEKADPLSVQGLVLAGPVPVLSHPELLGRFQTGIFTSDAYKALAWMPFQLPPATTEPCQLADNTPYELSLLPADPLAFEQFCLVFTRHFSLVMVLGEDLVGTPAFQFSFDPADIQQAWTALRLRMLLTSPHQLSQLESLIEQFAPKPPDYRIVMNFGRQLLQNLPEPPETEKVQTIPIASTDSNVQVGQFQPQDDTFQSHRRWEPIIKKEERGVNKISNPREITADVELLKALTHEIRTPLTTIRTLTKLLLKRRDLAPEVIRRLEIIDHECTEQINRMELIFRAAELETTTVKQVSVNLTSISLAQVFEHSIPRWQKQAARRNLTLDVVLPQKLPTVVSNPAMLDQVLTGLVENFTRSLPAGGHIQVQVTPAGDQLKLQFQSQPDPESNDNSSNSGNFSCSTLKSLGQLLMFQPETGSLSLNLSVTKHLFQALGGKLIVRQRPQEGEVMTIFLPLEVSDTHLCNQKEILA, encoded by the coding sequence GTGGTGCAAAAGTGGTTATTGCCAAGTATAAGTGAAGTTTTAGCCCACAAGGAACAGACTGGGCTGGATGCTAAGGTTGCGCCTCAAAATGGACAGGTGACAGGGATGTGGAACACTCACCCAGGTACCAACCGCCGTCCAGAAAGAGGGCGTGCCTTGGCCCAGCAAGAAGTGGCAGCCGCTAAAGCGCAGCGGGAATGGCAAAGTGCGATCGCAACTCTAGAACCGTTGCTTTTGCAAACCCTGCCTCCCTGCGGCTCAGATGCTGAGAAGGCTGACCCTTTATCAGTCCAAGGTTTGGTTCTAGCTGGCCCTGTGCCCGTCTTGAGCCACCCGGAGCTTTTGGGTCGTTTTCAAACCGGGATTTTTACCAGCGACGCCTATAAAGCCCTGGCTTGGATGCCCTTTCAACTCCCCCCTGCAACCACTGAGCCGTGTCAGTTAGCCGACAACACACCCTATGAGTTATCTCTACTGCCTGCTGATCCACTGGCTTTTGAGCAATTTTGTTTAGTTTTTACCCGTCACTTTAGTTTAGTGATGGTGCTAGGAGAAGACCTAGTCGGCACCCCAGCCTTCCAATTCTCCTTTGATCCAGCAGACATCCAACAGGCTTGGACAGCACTCCGCCTTCGGATGTTACTCACCAGTCCCCATCAACTCAGCCAGTTAGAATCTTTAATCGAACAGTTTGCACCCAAGCCGCCCGATTACCGTATCGTGATGAATTTCGGGCGTCAACTCCTCCAGAATTTACCCGAACCGCCTGAAACGGAGAAAGTCCAGACTATACCCATCGCCTCTACAGATTCAAACGTGCAAGTTGGGCAATTTCAGCCCCAAGACGATACCTTCCAATCCCATCGTCGCTGGGAGCCGATTATAAAAAAAGAGGAGCGAGGTGTTAATAAAATCTCCAATCCTCGTGAAATAACGGCGGATGTGGAACTGCTCAAAGCACTGACTCATGAAATTCGCACACCGCTGACGACGATTCGGACTTTGACGAAACTCCTGCTCAAGCGTCGCGACTTAGCTCCAGAAGTCATCCGCCGTCTGGAAATCATCGACCATGAGTGTACCGAACAAATCAATCGCATGGAATTGATTTTCCGAGCCGCTGAATTAGAGACAACAACGGTTAAGCAAGTTTCGGTTAACCTCACCTCCATCTCCCTGGCTCAGGTTTTTGAACACAGTATCCCCCGTTGGCAAAAGCAAGCAGCAAGGCGAAACTTGACCCTAGATGTGGTCTTGCCCCAAAAGCTGCCCACCGTTGTCAGCAATCCTGCCATGTTGGATCAGGTATTGACCGGGTTGGTGGAGAATTTCACCCGCTCTCTGCCCGCCGGCGGTCACATTCAAGTACAGGTTACACCCGCAGGAGACCAATTGAAGTTGCAATTCCAGTCTCAGCCCGATCCGGAAAGCAACGACAACTCAAGCAACTCAGGGAACTTTAGCTGCTCGACATTGAAGTCCCTCGGTCAGTTGTTGATGTTTCAGCCAGAAACGGGGAGTCTGAGTTTAAATCTCAGCGTGACCAAACATTTGTTCCAAGCCTTGGGTGGAAAGTTGATCGTGAGACAGCGACCTCAAGAGGGCGAAGTAATGACGATTTTTCTGCCGTTAGAAGTCAGTGATACTCACCTGTGTAATCAAAAGGAAATCCTGGCTTAG
- a CDS encoding branched-chain amino acid ABC transporter permease: MSDFINNYGFLIVSMIFGAILGLSVYLPLMAGQLSLATPGFYALGGYIAAILSTQVLKFTGNLFPIPLLLLEMVLAGLVSAVLAIALGIPVLRLRGIYLAIATIAFVEILRVLALNLEITGGAVGIFAIPQPFQTQIEYLWIALPLLLLSMLFLYRLERIRVGRALSAIREDELAADAMGINPTYYKVLSFTLGAVLAGLVGAVSAHFLNTWNARQGTFDASIIYLAFVLIGGSRTFVGPVLGGIVLTALPEVLRAIAGTHDNGLAQFLRDGRLIIFGLLIVIGSVFYPQGIITPDLLKRLQPLKRQRQ, encoded by the coding sequence ATGTCAGATTTTATTAATAACTATGGCTTTTTAATCGTTTCTATGATTTTTGGAGCCATTTTGGGACTTTCGGTGTATTTGCCGTTGATGGCGGGACAGCTCTCTTTGGCAACACCAGGATTTTATGCTTTGGGGGGTTATATAGCCGCCATTTTATCCACTCAAGTCTTGAAGTTCACAGGCAATCTCTTCCCAATCCCCCTGTTATTGTTAGAAATGGTACTGGCCGGTTTAGTCTCGGCTGTACTCGCGATCGCATTAGGAATTCCTGTTCTTCGCTTACGGGGGATTTATTTAGCGATCGCAACCATTGCCTTTGTCGAAATTTTAAGAGTTCTCGCCTTAAACTTGGAGATTACAGGTGGTGCTGTGGGAATTTTTGCGATTCCACAACCCTTTCAAACTCAAATTGAGTATTTGTGGATTGCCCTGCCCCTGTTACTTTTAAGTATGCTCTTTCTCTACCGATTGGAACGAATTCGAGTGGGGCGCGCCCTGAGTGCCATCCGCGAAGATGAACTCGCCGCTGATGCTATGGGCATTAACCCAACTTATTATAAAGTTCTATCTTTTACTTTAGGAGCTGTTTTAGCAGGCTTAGTTGGAGCGGTCAGTGCTCACTTTTTGAACACTTGGAATGCGCGTCAAGGAACGTTTGATGCTAGTATTATTTACTTAGCATTTGTACTAATTGGAGGGTCTAGAACTTTCGTCGGGCCAGTCTTAGGGGGCATCGTGCTGACGGCTTTACCCGAAGTGTTAAGAGCGATCGCGGGAACTCATGATAATGGGTTAGCCCAATTTCTCCGTGATGGTCGCTTGATTATCTTTGGATTATTAATTGTAATTGGCAGTGTATTCTACCCCCAAGGTATTATTACCCCAGACCTACTAAAGCGCTTACAGCCGCTAAAACGACAACGGCAATGA
- a CDS encoding 3'(2'),5'-bisphosphate nucleotidase CysQ: MSGLKDLGEGRYEGLEEIVAIARYVGWGAADILRSYYRGHADDSSLELKIEEKKDGPVTAADVAANHYILQKLQVAFAPETFGYLSEETYKSLPDATKESLVNTPWVWIIDPLDGTRDFINKTGEYAIHIALAHQGRPVVAVVVWPEAQKLYSATLGGGTFVETRDGAKTPIRVSPRDAIADLSLVASRTHRDERFNQLLSQLPFKAKHYVGSVGCKIATIIEQQADVYISLSGKSAPKDWDMAAPELILAEAGGQFTHFDGTPLIYNQGDINQWGGLMASNGLCHQELCTQASAILAQIDA, translated from the coding sequence GTGAGCGGATTGAAAGATTTAGGCGAAGGGCGGTATGAGGGGTTAGAGGAGATTGTGGCGATCGCCCGTTATGTGGGGTGGGGTGCGGCTGACATCCTGCGCTCTTACTATCGCGGTCACGCCGATGACAGTAGCTTAGAGTTGAAGATTGAAGAAAAAAAAGATGGCCCTGTTACGGCGGCTGATGTAGCAGCAAACCACTACATCCTGCAAAAACTCCAAGTAGCTTTTGCTCCAGAAACTTTCGGTTACCTCAGCGAAGAAACTTATAAATCTCTGCCGGACGCAACCAAAGAATCTTTAGTCAATACACCTTGGGTCTGGATCATTGACCCCTTAGATGGAACGCGAGACTTTATTAATAAAACTGGTGAATATGCCATTCACATTGCCCTGGCTCATCAAGGAAGACCCGTAGTAGCCGTAGTGGTATGGCCTGAAGCCCAAAAACTTTATTCCGCAACCCTTGGGGGTGGCACGTTTGTGGAAACACGGGATGGTGCCAAAACCCCTATCCGGGTGTCGCCGCGTGATGCAATTGCCGATTTATCTCTTGTCGCCAGTCGCACCCACCGAGACGAACGCTTCAACCAATTATTAAGTCAATTGCCTTTCAAAGCGAAACACTACGTGGGTAGCGTTGGCTGTAAAATTGCCACGATTATTGAACAACAAGCCGATGTTTATATCTCCCTTTCCGGAAAATCTGCTCCTAAAGATTGGGATATGGCAGCACCCGAATTAATTTTGGCTGAAGCAGGAGGGCAATTCACTCACTTTGATGGCACACCTTTAATCTACAACCAGGGAGATATCAATCAGTGGGGGGGTTTAATGGCAAGTAACGGCCTTTGTCACCAGGAGTTATGTACTCAAGCCTCAGCTATTTTGGCGCAGATAGATGCTTAA
- a CDS encoding response regulator, which translates to MYKIAVVDENEDWCLALRTLFQRSFDITTFERFPYSFYELVDYDLVLVNCSNVPVDKHTKNSHKLEIIHFLKKNFPRPPLLVILLDIIDESALELGKQFFPEADAFFSKEAGMEKILQQTQQLLAAKNQKMFEQSNQLIPCVKAMYTLAVVDDDKHWCFALERFFRGEFEVYSFPTASDFLKQSFDFDLVIVDYSIPHMDYEEYVESSELIHYLKNLRYPPLVILVSGYVSKNDSALGRKICPEADAFCAKDAGLDELSAKIKDLLACKR; encoded by the coding sequence ATGTATAAAATTGCTGTAGTTGATGAGAATGAAGATTGGTGCTTGGCTCTTAGGACGTTGTTCCAGAGGAGCTTTGATATTACCACATTTGAACGATTTCCTTATTCTTTTTATGAACTCGTTGACTATGATTTAGTTCTTGTCAATTGTTCAAATGTTCCGGTTGATAAACATACTAAAAATAGTCACAAGCTTGAGATCATTCATTTTCTTAAAAAAAATTTTCCCAGACCTCCTTTATTGGTTATTCTCTTAGATATTATTGACGAAAGTGCCTTGGAACTAGGAAAACAATTTTTTCCAGAAGCAGATGCATTTTTTTCCAAAGAGGCAGGTATGGAAAAAATCTTGCAGCAAACCCAACAATTACTAGCGGCAAAGAATCAAAAAATGTTTGAACAGTCAAACCAATTGATTCCCTGCGTTAAAGCCATGTACACACTGGCTGTCGTTGATGATGATAAACATTGGTGCTTTGCACTCGAACGATTCTTCCGAGGTGAGTTTGAAGTTTACAGTTTTCCCACAGCCTCTGATTTTCTCAAACAATCCTTTGATTTTGATTTAGTCATTGTAGACTATTCAATTCCTCACATGGATTATGAAGAATATGTGGAAAGTAGTGAACTCATCCATTATTTAAAAAATTTGCGATATCCGCCTTTAGTTATTCTGGTTTCGGGATATGTGAGTAAGAATGACTCTGCCTTAGGCCGAAAAATTTGTCCCGAAGCTGATGCTTTTTGTGCTAAAGATGCAGGATTAGACGAACTCTCTGCGAAAATCAAAGACTTACTAGCCTGTAAAAGATAA
- a CDS encoding class I SAM-dependent methyltransferase, which produces MLLQPHQRIKLDDTNDTLFYSVPRFVTHVDEGFIDQLTQLYRDRLKPNTRICDIMSSWVSHLPEEIEFAHVEGHGMNEEELARNPRLNHYFVQDLNQNPKLPLADAEFDAVLNCVSVQYLQYPDAVFSEIRRILKPGGIAIISFSNRMFFQKAIAAWRDGTEQSRVELVKGYFQAVPGFSPPEVITRQSVVPNFLQMFGVGGGDPFYAVMAERL; this is translated from the coding sequence ATGCTGCTGCAACCCCATCAACGCATCAAACTAGACGATACTAACGACACACTGTTTTACTCGGTTCCACGCTTCGTCACTCATGTTGATGAAGGGTTTATCGACCAACTCACCCAACTGTATCGCGATCGCCTCAAACCCAATACGCGGATTTGCGACATTATGAGTAGTTGGGTTTCTCACCTGCCAGAGGAAATCGAATTTGCTCACGTCGAAGGGCATGGCATGAATGAGGAAGAATTGGCTCGAAATCCTCGGCTAAATCATTATTTTGTCCAAGATCTTAACCAAAATCCCAAGCTGCCGCTGGCGGATGCAGAGTTTGATGCTGTCCTCAACTGCGTTTCTGTTCAGTATTTACAATACCCAGATGCCGTGTTTTCCGAAATTCGGCGTATTCTCAAACCCGGTGGTATTGCGATTATTAGCTTTTCCAACCGGATGTTCTTCCAAAAAGCGATCGCCGCATGGCGAGATGGCACCGAACAAAGCCGCGTAGAACTCGTTAAGGGTTACTTTCAGGCTGTCCCCGGCTTCAGTCCTCCAGAAGTGATCACGCGTCAGTCAGTGGTACCTAATTTTCTGCAAATGTTCGGCGTCGGTGGTGGCGATCCGTTCTATGCCGTGATGGCTGAGCGCTTGTAA
- a CDS encoding glycosyltransferase family 4 protein: MKIAVIGAKGLPAKQGGIEHHCQEIYPRLVERGHCVDLFARSSYTGDISLHQYNVRGVNVVSLPCLNLKGMDALLSSALGAIASSGTRYDIIHFHAVGPALFTWLPRIASTAKIVVTCHGLDWQRAKWSKASSYLLRLGERAAVRFADGLIVVSEDLRSYFKQTYGREAHYIPNAPSKLSESDPNFAYGSSLGLTPGRYILFLGRLVPEKCPDLLIKAFQSLQAQGWKLALVGGSSDTPEFTTQLQNLAQNSPDIVFTNELQGARLAEIIRGAGLFVLPSEIEGLPLALLEAMQAGIPVVASNLPVHQRLLAQNRGLLFPVGDVDSCINCLDWAVHHPQELAAMAQTSQAYIQENYNWDNITTDMLNLYTKLSPLSEQSDTPFPVSEESTPCNSPLLQVANTKVIS, encoded by the coding sequence ATGAAAATTGCTGTGATTGGTGCGAAAGGATTGCCGGCCAAACAGGGTGGAATTGAACACCACTGTCAAGAAATCTATCCACGTCTTGTCGAACGAGGCCATTGTGTCGATTTATTTGCCCGTTCCTCATACACAGGGGATATTTCGTTACATCAATATAACGTTCGGGGTGTTAACGTCGTCTCCCTGCCCTGCTTGAATTTAAAAGGCATGGATGCTCTACTGAGTTCGGCATTGGGAGCGATCGCATCGAGTGGAACCCGTTACGATATCATCCACTTTCATGCGGTAGGTCCGGCTCTGTTTACTTGGTTACCCAGGATTGCTTCTACGGCAAAAATTGTCGTCACCTGTCATGGCTTAGACTGGCAACGTGCCAAATGGAGCAAAGCATCTAGTTACCTGCTACGTCTCGGTGAGCGTGCGGCTGTACGCTTTGCGGATGGATTAATCGTCGTTTCAGAAGACCTGCGTTCTTACTTTAAGCAAACTTATGGTAGAGAGGCCCATTACATTCCTAACGCCCCCTCTAAGCTGAGTGAATCAGACCCTAACTTTGCTTATGGTAGTTCCCTCGGTTTAACACCAGGTCGCTACATTCTATTCCTGGGCAGACTGGTACCCGAAAAATGCCCTGATTTACTGATTAAAGCCTTCCAATCCCTCCAAGCACAGGGATGGAAACTCGCCCTTGTCGGTGGCTCTAGCGATACTCCTGAGTTCACCACGCAGCTACAGAACCTGGCCCAAAATAGTCCAGATATCGTATTCACCAACGAGCTCCAAGGTGCTCGTCTCGCAGAAATCATTCGGGGAGCCGGATTATTTGTACTTCCTTCGGAAATAGAGGGCTTGCCGCTAGCCCTGCTGGAAGCCATGCAGGCAGGTATCCCTGTGGTAGCTAGCAACCTTCCTGTACATCAGCGCCTCCTTGCTCAGAACCGGGGCTTGCTATTCCCCGTTGGAGATGTAGATTCCTGCATCAACTGCCTGGATTGGGCGGTTCATCATCCTCAAGAATTGGCGGCAATGGCTCAGACATCACAAGCCTATATACAGGAGAACTATAACTGGGACAATATTACTACCGACATGTTGAACTTGTACACAAAACTCTCCCCCTTATCGGAACAATCCGATACACCATTCCCGGTTTCAGAAGAATCCACTCCGTGCAATTCTCCCTTGCTCCAGGTCGCCAATACCAAAGTCATTAGTTAA